The following proteins come from a genomic window of Larimichthys crocea isolate SSNF chromosome III, L_crocea_2.0, whole genome shotgun sequence:
- the il15ra gene encoding interleukin-15 receptor subunit alpha isoform X2 produces MDLRSPSLCVYVMMLCLLRCSIGGENKCKCQEIPQIPLTVDPLSRCPENTTYFRYTCIEGYVRKAGTSNRINCNQINGAWTTPLLQCIPDPKRPQPPSTTVTPTFTSPPVIRIASTSVTAETERAESTSPDLQVSSQNSTQVHLVIKTEETEKSTSTSTSTSTSTTTEPSTFDPHVSDQTKLYNTSAALITLVLVMITCALIGLGFKKCYRRSKENTSHQPSEEEQIPMNQSA; encoded by the exons ATGGATCTGCGCTCCCCTTCACTCTGTGTCTACGTTATGATGCTCTGTCTGCTCCGCTGCTCCATCGGCG gtgaaaacaaatgtaaatgccAAGAAATTCCTCAAATTCCTCTTACTGTCGATCCATTGAGTAGATGCCCTGAGAATACTACGTATTTCCGCTACACATGTATAGAAGGCTACGTGAGGAAGGCGGGAACCTCAAATCGCATCAACTGCAACCAAATTAATGGCGCTTGGACAACACCCCTCCTGCAGTGTATAC CTGACCCAAAGAGACCACAGCCTCCAAGTACCACCGTAACAC cCACCTTCACCAGCCCACCGGTGATCCGCATTGCAAGCACCTCAGTGACTGcggaaacagagagagcagagtcGACCTCACCTGATCTGCAGGTCTCATCACAGAATTCCACACAGG TACATCTTGTGATCAAGACTGAAGAAACAGAGAAGTCAACATCAACCTCAACCTCAACCTCAACCTCAACCACCACTGAGCCTTCAACATTTGATCCTCATGTGTCCGACCAGA CAAAACTCTACAACACGTCAGCAGCGTTGATCACCTTGGTTTTGGTAATGATCACCTGCGCTTTGATTGGACTCGGCTTCAAGAAATGTTACAGAAG GTCAAAGGAGAACACCTCTCACCAGCCAtcagaggaagagcagatacCCATGAATCAGTCTGCGTAG
- the il15ra gene encoding interleukin-15 receptor subunit alpha isoform X1: MDLRSPSLCVYVMMLCLLRCSIGGENKCKCQEIPQIPLTVDPLSRCPENTTYFRYTCIEGYVRKAGTSNRINCNQINGAWTTPLLQCIPDPKRPQPPSTTVTQGYTDITLDIITTTVTTFTSPPVIRIASTSVTAETERAESTSPDLQVSSQNSTQVHLVIKTEETEKSTSTSTSTSTSTTTEPSTFDPHVSDQTKLYNTSAALITLVLVMITCALIGLGFKKCYRRSKENTSHQPSEEEQIPMNQSA; encoded by the exons ATGGATCTGCGCTCCCCTTCACTCTGTGTCTACGTTATGATGCTCTGTCTGCTCCGCTGCTCCATCGGCG gtgaaaacaaatgtaaatgccAAGAAATTCCTCAAATTCCTCTTACTGTCGATCCATTGAGTAGATGCCCTGAGAATACTACGTATTTCCGCTACACATGTATAGAAGGCTACGTGAGGAAGGCGGGAACCTCAAATCGCATCAACTGCAACCAAATTAATGGCGCTTGGACAACACCCCTCCTGCAGTGTATAC CTGACCCAAAGAGACCACAGCCTCCAAGTACCACCGTAACAC AGGGTTACACTGATATCACCCTTGACATCATTACCACTACAGTCA cCACCTTCACCAGCCCACCGGTGATCCGCATTGCAAGCACCTCAGTGACTGcggaaacagagagagcagagtcGACCTCACCTGATCTGCAGGTCTCATCACAGAATTCCACACAGG TACATCTTGTGATCAAGACTGAAGAAACAGAGAAGTCAACATCAACCTCAACCTCAACCTCAACCTCAACCACCACTGAGCCTTCAACATTTGATCCTCATGTGTCCGACCAGA CAAAACTCTACAACACGTCAGCAGCGTTGATCACCTTGGTTTTGGTAATGATCACCTGCGCTTTGATTGGACTCGGCTTCAAGAAATGTTACAGAAG GTCAAAGGAGAACACCTCTCACCAGCCAtcagaggaagagcagatacCCATGAATCAGTCTGCGTAG